The genomic stretch AAGAGAAAAGTCGTGAAGGAAGTGGGTTTTCTCAAGTAAATATatagaaaagagagaaaagttaAGGTTATCCGTGAAGATGGGACAGAATAGTTATTGTCGGCAAACAAATAATTGTAGTACTGCTTTGACTACAAATTGTTTTTGACTAAATACTGAACTTTGATTAgtttagttttaaaaaaaaattagtgcaTGGCCGTTAGCTTTTTTTATAAAGAAATAATAAGAGCATCAGTGACAACCATTGGATATGTTGGGTAGGTGGTATTGACGGTGGAAAAACTGTCGCCGCAATCGAGATTTGcggttttattttaaaaatattctttttcagttaaaaaaattaatttttgcgCAAATCAAGCCTTTTcactttaaaagaaaatattttggccGATAACATCCGTTGATCACATCACAACggtggaaaaaaataaaaaattttgacgCCGCAAATCAAATTTGCATAAAAAGTCACCTTGGGCCTCCTGTCCGTATGAGGCAAATAATTTGGATCTCAGcaggaaaagtcaaaaagtaGTCCTGACGTCCTGTCAAGTCATCGTCAGGCTTGTCGGTGTCGGCAACCTTTTGCCGCTCATCTAATGAGCAGCGAAAGcttggaggaaaaaaaattgaagaaattatacaaaatcacagcaactaaaaataaatacaaattaaTTCTAATTTTATTCATAGCCGCTTACCTAAAATGCGGCGATCCTTAAACCAGAACCCCCTCTCGAATACCCccaattttttaaactttttcaattttaacaaTATTCTTAGAAATTCGCCCAATAGCTTTTGTACCATATTATTCCCCTATCTATTCTGTTCCTTTTTTTCAAAGAGCCCCCATCTATTCAGTAATTACTTTATAAACAGATAATTTCGCCTGGTTTCAATATCAACAATGTCTGAGTTATTAATTAGTTTCCTAAAAGAGTTATCAATCAGCTCGTACAATTATTGAAGAATAACAACTTTTATTTTATCGATTACCTatttgtgtttgatataattcaAAATGGAATTGATGCAAATTCATTATTATGATTTGTTTGTGGGAAAAATAATGAGTTGTTTGTTTTGTATATTCTAGAATGTATATATGATAGCTTCACACAACTATATTTGAACTCAAAACCCGAAAAAGGCTGGTTTGATCGCCCAAGCAATTACTTTTCAGCCAAAACTGAAATGGCATATATTTATTAGCACATAATCCTTCTTTTTaaattgatttaaaaaaaagatcGATACATAGATGTAGCGTATGAAATAAATCTTTTCCAAGAAAATTCGAGGGAAAGTATAATACACTGTCACGAACACCCCAACCCCacccgcccccccccccccccccccacacacacacacaaaaaaaaccaaaaaaaaaattatcccattAAGAAATATGcttattatgaacaagaatagGGGAAGATTTTAAGTTCTTTAATTTCTTCTATTGATGTACATGATATACAGAGATAGTTTTTTTCTTCTCTAATGAACGGGAGGAGAGAAAACACTGTAATTACCATCATATGAGATACATAGGACTCATTCCTATAAACATATATGTTGTTAAAACTGTGAAGTCAATAATCAAATTATTTAAGGCCCTTCTGTCAACTGCCATGTATTCTATGAAAGAATCAAAAGTTAAATGAGATTCCTGTTAAAACCCATCTTCCAACCAGTATACTGAATTCTTGTAATGGTAGCAGCCATTTCTACAGCTGCTTAGCATTGTTGCATTGTTTACCAGCCAAAAATCATGCCATACTACTTGGCAATGGGAGGCTCCCCCAACCACTTCGCACGATAGCCTGTTCCTTTACAATCAGAGCAGCGCATGGAACCCTGAAACACGAGGATGAACATTCTGTAAGGTgataattgattttggaagcacaaaatacaattacatTATCTAAAAGTCAGCATATTCAGATCTCAGAATCCATAAATTACCTTTCCTGCACAGATAACGCAGCTAGTATTCCGTGATGGTACTTGACACAACATGTTGTCACCAATAATGAAGAAACCAGTACCATTGCACCACTTGCAGTCTACATGCCCATTCGAATTGCAAGAAGAGCAAGCCACAGGTCTTGGTTGCTGAAAGCGAGAGTAGGTGTATCAGGCAAGAACTCAAATACAGACACAAGGACTCCAGCATAACTAAAAGAATCCATTGAACAGACATCAAATTGACTAGTTTCTCCAGAAATCAGGAGTCATGCTCGATGAAAACATCTGCTACAAAATTGGAGTCATATAATAATTTTCACAATAAGGGTTTCCTTTGTTGTTTGTCAATTGATTCTGTCATAATCAGACCAAAGCATTCTAACATTTTTAATCTGCAAGCTGACATGCCAATGTGATTGATATCAAAAAATTTCATTCCTACTCAATCTTTATGCTAAATATATGAGCAAGAAAAATGACCATTCAATGCTTAGACTTTGGAAGCTACCAATAAACGTCTTATTTacctacccaaaaaaaaaagatgcagATTTATTACAGCTAGAGGAAGTGACATTAGCTTTTCCAGCTTCAGAAGGTTTACTAACAGAATAGAAAACATGATGAAACTTAAGTCACATAAGCTAAGCACCTATGGAGTGAGTGAGTTTTAAACTTGCAGTCAAGGGCATGGCATTCATGTTAAGGTAGAAAATCTGCACAAAGTAAGAATATTTATCATCCTCCCACCCCCCAAAACAAAacacccgaaaaaaaaaaaaaaaaaaaaaaaaaaaaaccattctCTCTCacattcttatctttccttcAAACCTGCAGCACTGGTAATGCTGTGCTCAGACCTGATTTCTTGAGCCCTAAAGGAGCCCCAAGATTCCAACTACTCTgcatatctctctctctctcatatcTTTCCTCCCAATCTCAAAAACTTGCACTGCTATCTTCAAACCTGATTTTTAGAGCCTCTATAGAGCCCCAAGATTCCAACTACTCTGCATTTATCGCATTCTCTTCTTTCATGTATTATGTTTTCCTACTAGCACTCCTGCTTCGGTTAAACCTCTTTTTTGACCCTAGATACAGCCCTAAGACTCCTACTCTTCCAATTCCTACTGAAAAGTAAGCTACATTTTTTCTTGAGTACTCATCTGAACAAACTTAAACCCTGGGGGGGTTATCAGAGGTTCATACACAACCTAGAAACCCTCGTCTAGCTGCAGAGTAGAGAAAACTCCGAGCAACCAGCTCCATTCCTGAACCTCTAGGCATTAAACTCATTGCAAATTGGGAATTCTCACTCAGCACCCGCCTTTATTCATCTAGCAAGCTGGCAAACTCCCGA from Coffea eugenioides isolate CCC68of chromosome 8, Ceug_1.0, whole genome shotgun sequence encodes the following:
- the LOC113780995 gene encoding uncharacterized protein LOC113780995; the protein is MASGCCWSGAIISCPTSGPRNNLVDFASTGSRRRRVELGSYAKTTKPRFVVRAAMVDSYEGSSNFIQRMERAWLISQQPRPVACSSCNSNGHVDCKWCNGTGFFIIGDNMLCQVPSRNTSCVICAGKGSMRCSDCKGTGYRAKWLGEPPIAK